The DNA region GTATGAATAAAAAAATTTATCTGATTCCTGTGGGCAAGGCAAGCTCCACATCAATCGAAAAACTTATCGAACCACTTAAGGAGAAGTTTGGATTTGCTGTCGAGATAGGAAAAGGGATAGACAACATCCAGTTCGCTTACAGCAAGAAGCGTAATCAGTTTCATTCGTCTTTGATTCTCGATGAACTCAAAAAGTATTTTCCGAAAGATGCCGCACAGATTCTGGGAATTGCCGACGTGGATCTCTATGTCCCATCCCTGAATTTTGTCTTCGGTGAAGCGTATTCCGATTCTTCCGTTGCCATAATATCTCTGATACGGCTGAGGGAGGAATTCTACGGCATGATGCCCAGCAGGACCGTATTCGAGAAGCGGATGATAAAGGAAGCTGTACATGAGCTGGGGCATTGCTTCAAGCTGGGTCACTGCCAGAATCCTGCGTGCGTCATGCATTTTTCAAACAGTCTCCATGACACAGACATCAAATCTCCAAATTTCTGCTCTTCCTGTGAAGAAAAATTAAAGATCATGCTCAATAATTATCGAAGTAAACCCAAATAAATCAGGCCTCCTGCCTGAGATTGCTTCAGGAGATAAATGACTGTGCAGAAGATGAAACAGAAAATCTTCATAGGGACGAGTGGATACAACTACGACCATTGGGCAGATGGGGTAATTTACCCGAAAGGTCTGCCTCAGAATCAGTGGCTCGAGTATTATGCAAGATTCTTCAAGACCGTTGAGCTCAATGTTACCTTCTACAGACTACCCCAGGAGAAAGTCTTTGAAAGATGGAGGAAGAGGACTCCGTCCGATTTTTCCTTCGCTATCAAGGGAAGTCGGTTTATCACCCATGTCAAGCGTCTGAAGGATGCTGAAGAACCATTGAGAAACTTCTTTTCGCGAGCGCTTCTCCTTGAGAAGAAGCTTTCCGTCGTTCTATGGCAGCTTTCCCCCGGCTTTAAGAAGGATGCTGGAAGATTGAGAGCTTTTCTGAAAAGTCTCAAGGAGTGCCAGCGGAGCAAACAGAAGAGAATCAAACCAGGAAAGTCAGAACATCCTGACGAGCCGAAGCGAATTACTAAGCCCAGGCATGCGTTTGAATTCAGGCATGAGTCCTGGCTGTGCCATGAGATCTACGAAATGCTGGACGAAAGTGGCTGCACTGTCTGCAGGGCGGACTGGCCAGAAT from Acidobacteriota bacterium includes:
- a CDS encoding archaemetzincin, which translates into the protein MNKKIYLIPVGKASSTSIEKLIEPLKEKFGFAVEIGKGIDNIQFAYSKKRNQFHSSLILDELKKYFPKDAAQILGIADVDLYVPSLNFVFGEAYSDSSVAIISLIRLREEFYGMMPSRTVFEKRMIKEAVHELGHCFKLGHCQNPACVMHFSNSLHDTDIKSPNFCSSCEEKLKIMLNNYRSKPK
- a CDS encoding DUF72 domain-containing protein yields the protein MTVQKMKQKIFIGTSGYNYDHWADGVIYPKGLPQNQWLEYYARFFKTVELNVTFYRLPQEKVFERWRKRTPSDFSFAIKGSRFITHVKRLKDAEEPLRNFFSRALLLEKKLSVVLWQLSPGFKKDAGRLRAFLKSLKECQRSKQKRIKPGKSEHPDEPKRITKPRHAFEFRHESWLCHEIYEMLDESGCTVCRADWPEFDVEIPLKRFCLS